TTTCTTTCAGTTTTAAGTTATCAGGGTAACTGGAGCAATCAAAGAAGCTGAGAAGAGGAAACAATTAGCTAGgatcctttcatttcttttgcttgATGTATTGTTAAAGAACCTTGGTAGTGACATAATATTATTAAGGGCAGAAGGAGGAAAAGCAAAGAgggaaagtgggggtgggggggacagaggagaagaagagagggaaaagacCAGGTGAGAAATGGAGTGTGTTCACTTTTTTCTTGGCTCTCTGCATCAAAtgtgaataatatatataataggtTTTCATAGAAGTTTTCAATTCATATCTAGATCATTTTGTGAGAAAAatcccatcatttacactaatgGTATTTGCAATGACTCATTCCAAAATCAGCAGGAAAATGTGACTATACAGATGTTctcattattttgtcattttttatttagccCATATAAACCTAAGTGGTCATTTGGGTATCATGTGGACCATTGACTCTACTCCTCTGATGTCAAGTCCAACCTAAAGAAAAGCCATAATGTACCTTGATAAAATTTGGGAAGCAAAGATGTCGTGCTCATAATTTTTGAGTATTGACTTGATTTTCAAAGCTATAGCATGCCTTGGTTATCCATTGCTTTTAATCTACACTTCTGAACTCAGTCTTGCCTGATCACAGTCAAATGTGCCAGAGTTGAGCTCTCTCCTTTCTAcagtcagggggaaaaaatggtaGTAAAACATAAAAGAGAACTTCTGTTTGGATCTCTTAGAATAAATGAATCCTTTCTTTTGTTGGTCGTTGCAGAAAAATGTGGGCatatatcttttttcattttagaaaaactgTCCCGATGCTTCTCATCCTTACTTCCATGCAtgtaaagaaatatgaatatgtCAGAAGCCTATACTTTCAAGGATCATTTCTATAGTTTGCTACTAGAACTGCTATGAGTACAGTAGCCAAGAGGAAGACAATCGGTTTTCttaaatagcaacaacaacaacaacaacaaaaaccctttcTGTTATTAGCTTAATAGGGACATGTAAAGcaaccccccaccaccaccacatacacatatacaaaggAATAAACCGACTTGATATGCCAGTATCATCAAAATACCATTATTTAgcataaaaaggactgagaaaagCTGGATCAAGGCATAACATCTTCCTCAGTTTCTGATGCTACTCTATCATTAGGAACTTCTTTGTAAATTATTTCCTATTGTATAATGTTTACATGCCTGCCTAGTATTGAACATGTATGTTTAAAAAGCAccttatgcatttttaaaaaagaacaaaaaagtaaCATCAAAATAGTTCTCACATGAGaaattaaagagatttttaattttttcattatagtttttCATTAGATACTAAACATATACACTGGACTTCTATAATCTTtataaactaaaatgtaaaatgtttaaagGTCTTATTTATTATGGAATTATTAAGTAACTTTTCCAAGATTCAGCATGTTTGATGTTTTGTAATATCTGtacatattttcataattattggtttatgtttaaattttatttgaggatCAAATGTTCACAGTAATCctataaaaattcttattttgacaCACAATACTGGGTAAAACAAGGgcatgtttgttttgctttttaaggtACACAAAATTGACTGTCTTCAATCAAAGAAGCTGAACTGAGGAAACAATTAGTTAGaatcttttcatttctcctgTTTAATACATTGTTAAAAAATCTTGGTAGTGACATAATGttatgaaaaaagagagagggaaaaactgaagaaggaaggaaaagaggaaggctGAAGGGTGGGAAGAGGTGGTGGAAATGGAAAGTGGAGGATTATCACTTATCACTTACCACAACCATTTTGCCATCCTTAATTTCTCTGACTAAAGTTGTTTCTTTGCCATCCCATTTCTGTACATGAATGAGTTTGTCTCCATCCAGGTTAACAACAGACTGAGACCGACAACAAAATGCAGAGTATAGCAAGAGATATACAAGTCAGATTTCTGGTACAGAAGTCAAATGACACGAAAAAGTATAATCGAATAAATTATCATTGACTAATTATCCAATTAGTTGTTACTTCTAGACTCATTATTATGTAAACTCTAACTATTTATAATTTGATTGAAATGCATGCATCTAGACTCAAAAACTTCAGGCTAGAAATAAAAACCTTAGAATGAGTCAAACTAGTTAGTTGACCAGAGGCAATCAGAGAGAGGAAATGAAGCACAGTCTTTCTTTCAAATGAACTTGATTCCATACTTTCTAAAATACTAGTTtgatataaaatgtcaaaaacgTGTTAGACAAACAGGTTTGCGATGTGAGCAGTTACTCCTTGTTCAGGATACAACCTATGCACACCAGAACACTACTTTAGATGTCCTTCTTCCTGAAACATTCTCTACTTTCcaatttcagaaaacaaacagGCTTTGGGAATCTGTCTTTTATGACCCCTGCCCCCATCCCCACACTGAGAAGCAGCAGCCTCTTACCTTACAGCTTCTGTCATCTGCACTGatttcatcaaactcttctcccAGGTGGAAACTAATCTCTATGTTCTTGAATGTGCATTGAGTTCTGATCACCACTTTGTCTCCTTCCTGACTTATAATCACTGTTGGTTTGGTCACATTTCCCACCTGCCTAGTGGCAAAGCCCACACCTAAAATAGCAAAAGGAACCAGAATGGTCAGCAGCAAATCCAAGATAGCTCAGAAAGCAGAAATCTGCTTTCCAATCCTGAAATCCAGGTTCTAAAGTATAAGTTGCATTACAATATGATTAATGATTTATCCATTAATCATACAACTACTGGGCACAAATTGTAATAAATGAATGctgaagaaaaaccaaaaaagtcACAGAAGCTTCCTGTCCTCCACAGAACACCAAATGTTCTGTTATTTGGCCCTGGACAAGAAAGCAGGCAagtgccacattaaaaaaaaaaaaaaaaaaaaatccattcagtGGAAAATGTATAGTCTGGTGTAAAATTAGGGTAATGTGATCTGTCTGTCTCATGCTGACCAGATGGATAAAGAGAGAAATCTGCAAGTGTCAGAAGCTGAAGGTTGAAAGGAGAAAATAGCAAGTCTTATTTTTACCTACCTAGAACCTTCATGTACTCATCAAAGTTCTGACTGTCTGTCAGCTTCCAGGTAGCACAGAAAGCCTCCACCATTCTTGTCCTTTCCTCCTTTAGCTTTGAAAGCAGCTAAGCCACAGAGGTTCTCAGGTCTTTCTGCCACTGCAATTCAGAAGACCCCTTTGCACCGCAGCAGCAGCTCCTGCCTTCTTATCTAGAAAATAAGCAGGCAAAAAGCCAATGAGTTGAATTGCAAACTCACTCTTCCAGTATGTCTTTTTCCAGTAGGCTGTTCCAGGGGGAGGGCATGGGAAGGAAGGCTCCAATCCTCTTTGTGATTGGCTCAGGCCACTGGGTTAGCAGAGTAGGTCAAGTTCCTCCTAATGGACACAGGGCAGCCCTTATGCCTGAAAAAGCTCTGCAGGGTTTCAGTGGGACTGGAGGCAGGGGAAAGAGAAGATGAGAGAGGGTCTTTCAGgttcagtaggaaaaaaaaaaaaaacttggcaaaGGCAATCTCCAACTgcgagaaaagaaaaaaagatgcacAATAGGACATTCAGATTGATTTCCGTTAATGGCAAAGCTGGTTACAAATGAGGACCCCCTTACAGAAAACCACTGAAATGCCAGAGTTTTCAGACAAAAGAGTCTGAATAGtgtactttattttctcttatatttacAGGGAGAGCAAAATGCAGGCTAGAATATGCCAAACTGGGAAAAGAGGCCAGGG
This portion of the Marmota flaviventris isolate mMarFla1 chromosome 6, mMarFla1.hap1, whole genome shotgun sequence genome encodes:
- the Fabp7 gene encoding fatty acid-binding protein, brain, with product MVEAFCATWKLTDSQNFDEYMKVLGVGFATRQVGNVTKPTVIISQEGDKVVIRTQCTFKNIEISFHLGEEFDEISADDRSCKSVVNLDGDKLIHVQKWDGKETTLVREIKDGKMVVTLTFGDVVAVRYYEKA